In Mustela erminea isolate mMusErm1 chromosome 7, mMusErm1.Pri, whole genome shotgun sequence, the genomic stretch TGAATGTTAAGCTCCAGAAAAATAGAGGCAGTATTCTTCCCTTGCTTGTCTAAAGGGCAGGTCTTCCTTTCAAACTCAGTCTTCCTTACGGGGCCACTTTGTCCCAAAATGGTGccgcaaatatatattttttaaatcaataaatccaCAGttgtattaagaaatattttattaacaaaacagtaaattcCACTTGCTTAGCATTTCCAATAATGGATAAATTGGCCttgcaacagaaaaaaacaaaacaaaacccttaaaTACCCAATCACACAAAGTACTAGAAGGGTAGGGTTATGTGGCCTTCCTTTGATGTCTTGGGGACTGACCACCTCACACATTATTGTagtatttgtgtttgtttgtttgtttgtttgtttttaaaggcaaCACATTACATGGATAAAAAAGAAGCATACTCAATCAGAAAAGTTACAGTCTAGACATGTAATCAAATTTATGCCAGGTAGTGTAAAATCCTGTTGACTGCAAACTATTCATGGAACCCAGATACATTTGGTATGAAGATATTTAGGATcttattcatgtcttttttttctctctagctcatgttcctctcttttctttctccattcacaaagaaagaaagaagaaaaaaagaaaaaaatgctagatTTTGTGTAGGCCAATAACATTAGAAGTATTTTTACTGACAATATTAGATTACATCAttgcatgaaattttaaaatttatgctggaaagaaacaatgaaatcaaTCCCAAACAACATGCTTCATAGATATACTGcttaaaaataccattatttattttctatcagaTTTTGGAATCTTTCCAGATGGAAACTTGTTCAAAGTTCAGTAGATCATATGGAAAAgcaactgtttctttttaaatcttcaagaTGTAAATTAGTGGTTTCATATTTACCTTCTTATTTCACTGGCTTTCCCTGAGTAAGActgaatgagaggaaaaaaaaaaaaaaagacatgaattctTGAAGctagcaacttaaaaaaaagaagaagaaaatctgaaatacaAGATATGGAtactaaattttagttttaaaccTCTACTTTCTGGGTCATGAAAAGACTTTAAGACTTTTCACACACCACAATTACTTGGCAACCATAGATAGTGGTGATTTGCTATAAATTATACATACTTCTAAGGTGCTGTATGTCTGAAATCCAGGCCACTTCTTGGCTTTTTTCATCATCTAAAGTATCACAAaagatgttttgcattttttttgcctttgctgaTTAAAGCTAATTGTAAAGGTATTCTCTTTTATGAAATCTAATATCATCCATTTAGGAGATGTTAAAGTAATGCGACCAATTTTTACTGAGGCATCACCTTCCAATCTAATAATGCCTTTCCTTTGCATTGCCTGctcatattaataatttattgctATGAACATCATTGATACAATATGCAAAAACAAGTGTATAATCTATACTTTTCTATTACTTAATGTGTGTTAAACTAAAACTATATTTAATGATATATACGTAAAACCAGAGAAGTTAAAATATGGTCAATAATCaacaaataatgatttttttagatGGATAGTAATACAGAATCAAAAATTACCGAAAATACTTCCTTAGTTGAGAAAATGTTTACTTTCCAAAGTGTTCATCATGCATATCAGGTTcagagactatatatatatatgtgtacatatatatatataatattttattggaaaCAAAGTATTTAATTGCAGCAGCCAGGGTTAAGGTGTAGATTAACCAATTTTGCTTCCGTAACCTCCCTTACATAATGGTTCATATTCATGCAGCAATATACCAGTGATATTCTATTTGATAAGAAAAGGTTCCATTTCATTAGGGACTAAAATATTCTCAGGGTTTCTTGAGAGCATGATCTCAATGAAGCAAATCACCCCATTTGTCATAAATACCTTGGCACaactatcttccttccttcctgcttttcaATTTGTCAGTAAACATTTGCTGTTACATATATGCTCGGGTTTTCCATCATATCTGATGGATTCCTCTGgattggttgtgtgtgtgtgtgtgtgtgtatgtgtgtgcgtgtgtgtgatcGTAAATGATAAAAGTATGTGGAAATGTGAGTattggggggagaaaagaagattataagatacatatgtatatattttaccttCTAATTCACACCTTCATACAAATACTAAAACTTAATTGCAACAGAATGAAAGCTGtacatgttagaaaaaaaaagtagctgagtctttttatatacattcatacatatCTTCCTTAGAATAAACActacattgtaattttttttaaaaaagtaagtaactGTGGCAATTTATAatggtggcaaaaaaaaaaaaaaacctgaaataattGTTGCTCTGATGTCATAAAACTCCCTATACTTAGCAACACTTATAACATTGAATTTACCAAAAATGGCTGAAGAGCAGagatatattttgcattttctatacAACAGGCTATAAAACGTCACTTATCACAGTCCAGAAAGCACACAGAGAtggattttatataaacatatgtaataACATATTAAGCGTGCATGAAAATTTCCCAATGATTGCATCTATGccctcttggttttttgtttattttgaaattttagtgTGAAATGTGCCTTATATTTCACATTGTTGAAAATAAGGCCTCCAGACTTTTTTCCCTCACAACCAGAAAGGGGCTTTTTGAATGTGTTCCTACACGAGTCTTCAAAAAAGCCAGCACTTTGTTTCAAATGCAAGTTCCAACCACCGCTCCAGTTGCGCCAGGTGGCAAACCCAAAGGTTTGCAGGTTGGGTCATTCAAAATGACACAGTCTTCTCTGGCAATCAAACTAACTGACTTCTCAGGAAAGCGCTAGCACTTTGGCTAAATCCAGGATCATAggtagcttctttttttttttttttggggggggtgttgtgTTTTTGTGTTGTGCCTTGATGTTGTAATACTCCTTTGCTTTATGAATGCGTGCGGTCATCACTGTCTTTTAGGAATGTTCCAGCAACATAAAGACAGGCAGAGTAAATGAAAACACTGTGGATGTTAGGGAATTTATtggcccctgtttttttttttttttttcctttcttttttggagaaacaAGAGCAtgagatactttttattttttaaaaacagtctttCCTTCCTGATTGCATTCCCTGTCTTCTTTTGTATGTGCTTcataaaaaggaaagtaaataagTTTATATTATGTCTCAGATAAAATGAAGACTATTTCTATACAAGGGTCTTTTTAAGATCTTGGGATCAGACGTAATACTCTTTAtccttgtttttcttatttttgttggcGCTTTTCGCACTGCTGGGTTGTTTCTCCTTTACGACAGCCCCATTGGACTGTGCTGAGTTACTGATGTAGTTTCGACTCTCGTCCACATGGTATGAGCCTTCATCCCGGTTCCTGTACTTGTACATGGCATAGAGGAGGATGAGGATGCACAGGGCGGCAGCAGCTACTATCCCCACCACCATGCCCGTGGTGCTGCTGGACTCTCGGATCACTTCCGCTGAGCCTGGATATGGCTCTCTCCCGCCTGCTCGGGTTGGGTTAGCTGTAGGAAAGAGGGTGAGAAAAACAGCGTGACTACTGAGTTCACTGAACCCTTGAGAGCTATATTAACATTCACCATCTATTTCCATGCCTAATGAAATAACACCTACTGCTTTAGGAAAAGTCTACTGCTGCTAAAGGTAGCAATCCCTATGCCTTGTGGTCACTAAAAACTAGGGACTATGAATCAAAGGACTTGGGGAGAGATTTGTCTCCATCTGTTCTTTATCACAGATCAGTTTTGTTAACAAGATTTTGTAAGTGCAGCCCCAAATAAGCTTCATGTAGATCTTAAGGGTCACGTTGATGTGTCAGGTGAAAAATCATAAAGCCAACatggtaaataaaattataatgacaCTATCTTATAATATCAGAGAGTATTAATTTAGCAATCAAATTGATGTTCATGCAGAACACTAGGGTTAACTCTAGACTCTGAATTATGATAGCTGAACTTAGTATTACTTTAGAAATCATATCACTTCATACACTAATGAATATGGTATTGAACAACAGGATAATCCAGGCATTCTGAAGACTTCTCTCACTCATTTGTAAAAGCATGATTTTAGTCACATCTTTACAAACTAAAACCAAACTGAATAGTTTTGgaggtttatttattcatataagtatatatacatcGCTGATCCATTAGCAGTGGTTGGGTGGCCACCAAAACTAAATTTGGGAAGGCGAAGtaggaaaattcttttttctcagttttacagACTTTCTAAATTGAGTATAAGTCAAAATTCAGTACTTAACAGATAATAATGAATAAAGGACCGGCTAGCCTACTTTTCTTCAACTGGCAAAATTCTCCTTCAAGTCTTTCCCAAGTATAAATAAAGCTCTTCCATGGATATAAGAAATGGATTACAGGGTTCATTAATGTCTTCTCCAGGGCATAGTCAGGCACTGAAAGTGatgaaagatgaagagaaaaagtcCTGGGATTTAATTGTGAATaggagctggggggcagggagaaactctttttctttacaaaattaacttttttggtggggatttttaaaataataactgtacAGAGATAAAAATCTATCCTATCTTTGACTCTCAGGTCACTATTTCTCTATggattgtgttttctttctctgaatctctgttttctcctttgtcttacagaaaaaaaaattacttttcaggTGTAGTGAATTAAAAATgctgtaattttcaaaatattttttgcaaattATACAGAATGAATTAAAGATTGTATACATATCAGACATataggtatgtgtatataaatgggTATGTGTTTATACAGAAATTGAACAGTTCAAGACTAAAACTGtgttttttactattattaaatatcatttagtagctatttttaatatttctacaaAAGTTCCTATTAAATATTGGTAGTCATTTACCAGCTATAGCTCTGCACTGCTTTATAATGCCATTTTTCAAACATCACCAAGATTTCTTCTGCATCATGGGGGAATGTTTTGCtgtcactttcctttccttccccgaATAAAGCCTTACACATAGAGCCACTGACAAAGTAACAGTTCTCAGGCTCAAAGCAGCAATACGCTGTGTTCTGGATCTGTAAAATGTATCAGGTGAAACATTTCAATGCAATGTCACTGTTGAGTTTACAAAAGCCCATGTAATGTTGTTGAATAAAAAGCCTTGTTGTTGCTTCTGTGGCCAAGGGGGAAGGAGACAAAGACTATAATCCACGGCATTTGATTACAGGAAATTAATTTCCTCTTAAAAAGAATAGAACCTACTGCAGGAactctgtccctccctcactAACCAAAGACAGCGCCTGCTCTTTCAAAGACAGCCATCTTTGCCCAGGTCTGCCATTTAGCTCAGCTGTGAACTTTCACTGAAGGACAACTTGTTACTTGCTCATTTGTGGATCACTCTTTTAACATGGTGTCTTCACACTAAAGGAAGGGTTTTCTTTAAATGGCACTTAAATCTTCTCCCCCATCCTGatggaatgtctttattttaaacacatttttcataATGATCTCACTTTGTcagagaagaatggagagaaTGGATATAAAACCCTAATCAGATAGTTCATGCTAAGAAGACTTGAGAGTTTTAATGAAATGCAGGGTTGAAATGTTCTGTACTAAGAgtatatatgttcatttttttttctagctagGAACTGGTATCATAAATGGACTATTTTATCCaataattttaatcttatttttatctgCGCTAATATTTCTGATATATTTTCACAACAACCATGTAAGTAGCACAGCAACAAGTTTATGTTAAAATTAGAATGAGATGCAAGACCAAAGCAAAACCTCAATTTTGCCATACAGGCATTTGATAAACACCTCCTATTTAAGGAAAATACTCGCCTTTTTTTGCAACTCCAGCCAAAATGTTGCGTAAGTCACATGCAGGACTAAAAATATCTCTGTAACCCACATGTAAATAAAGATTCtaagtatcattttttaaaaataaccgaCCAAAAAATGTCAAAATCCAGTGATGAAATACTTTATCCTTTTTCCCCCtgattcacatttaaaaattaataactacCACAGGTATTATTATAGGTCTGTTTGCAATATAtagttgcttccatatctcactgattatttaatgatttttttctgtttttgctttacaTCTAAAGGTCAGTGACATTTTTCTTAACCTTTGTGCTAAGATCAGAAGTATTTATACACCAAAGACATCTCTCCCAGGTGTGCAATAAAAGGCTAGagaaatatggggtgcctgggtggctcagtcggttaagcttctgactcttggtttcagctcaggtcatgatctcagggtcctgggattctgcctcacattgggctccctgctcagcacaaagACTACTcgtcctctccccctctctctgttcctacagctctcccccactctctctctctcagataaataaataaaatcctttttttaaaaaaaagcctagagaaatttaaagatatttataaattacacatgtggtttcacttattaaTGGTTTATTTTGATGATTGCTGGAAAACTTTTGAGGAaatttcatattaatttaaatgtagAGAATAGTAGAAATTGCCAAAAAAGCTAAATGCCTTCTTATATAATTTGGTGAAAATTTAtatcaaaaaaggaaacagagtcaTCTCTTAACCCTTTgtagcaataagaaaaaaagggaatttgATCAGAGAGATCcatatgcattttttttgtttcatgcaCTTGAGAATTTTGCATTCCCTTCACACTCCATAATACACTAAatcaagacattttaaataaatacgaCAATCTAAATATGTTTTCTCAGCAGTGGTAAAAACCGAACAAATGAACTAGTTTACTTTCACTCTATCTACCTTTCCCTGTCCCAGCATGTGATAAGAACACTTTCAAAACAGGTAAGAGAGAGTCAAGGAGGGAGCTGAGAGAATGGAATACATACACATTAGGGGTAAGTCCGTCAATGGTCAAAAGCTAGCAGACTTTGGGGTGAAACTAAGCTAAATGGACCAGAGGTACAGAGAGCCCAGGTCAATGGAAACCTTGAGCAGAACCAGGGATGAGTAATGAATAAGCCAGAGCACCTAAGGGTCCTTTCTCTTGACTGAAAACAGGCAAGTAAGCATCCAGCTGTGGGGGTGATACATGTATTTTGATTCGAGGCTTaggttggaaaacaaaacaaacaaaccaaaaaaaaaccaaaaaaaaaaaaaaaaaaagagagagagagagagagagaaagaaaaagagtagatGAAATATCCTAAGTGCTCATTTATACCCCATTTCAATGATTCATAAAGTAGGAAAGCATCATGAATGATACACAATTTATATGAACACTAAAACAACAGATGATCTTCCTCCTGTGTCATTCAGGCCCATCATCATGTAACCCTCAGAGTCCCCTGGAATATAATAAACTACAAGGTCTGCTACCTGTGGGGGGAGCACATCCACACACCTGAAGGGCAGTATGAATGCTTCTGATACCGCCTAAATGATTCCGAAGATACTGACTGCACGGGCAAGGACAAAGAGCCGTCAAAAGGGTTATAGCCTCTTTCATAGAAGCTACTTTTCAGATAAATGGCTGTGAAAGTATTCCTCGGACCCAGAGATGGGTAAACAGTGCTATCTTAGAGGACAGATAAGCACTgatttttaattctctctttatctctgtcaaatatttgGTAAGATCTAACGTCTCTTTCAGAAGCCATCTACATACTCTGCTTTGGCCCAGATTCATCAAGAATCCTGTACGTCAGCTCTatgtatttccttgtttttcactGTCTGATTAATACTGTGATTATTTAGGCAGGCACAATCTTTCAAGTACTAGGACCCTAATTAACATAGTTCCACACTATACCCTAACCCAGTTTATTCATATGAGATAATAATTCATTGTGGAAAGTGTTCAGCGCGAAAGACACATCCCCATGCTTTgtcatataaaaagaataaaaatgcatttgtactttccccccaaaatttaaaaatga encodes the following:
- the NRXN1 gene encoding neurexin-1 isoform X32, with product MAAENDANIAIVGNVRLVGEVPSSMTTESTATAMQSEMSTSIMETTTTLATSTARRGKPPTKEPISQTTDDILVASAECPSDDEDIDPCEPSSGGLANPTRAGGREPYPGSAEVIRESSSTTGMVVGIVAAAALCILILLYAMYKYRNRDEGSYHVDESRNYISNSAQSNGAVVKEKQPSSAKSANKNKKNKDKEYYV
- the NRXN1 gene encoding neurexin-1 isoform X31 gives rise to the protein MDMRWHCENSQTTDDILVASAECPSDDEDIDPCEPSSANPTRAGGREPYPGSAEVIRESSSTTGMVVGIVAAAALCILILLYAMYKYRNRDEGSYHVDESRNYISNSAQSNGAVVKEKQPSSAKSANKNKKNKDKEYYV
- the NRXN1 gene encoding neurexin-1 isoform X30, yielding MDMRWHCENSQTTDDILVASAECPSDDEDIDPCEPSSGGLANPTRAGGREPYPGSAEVIRESSSTTGMVVGIVAAAALCILILLYAMYKYRNRDEGSYHVDESRNYISNSAQSNGAVVKEKQPSSAKSANKNKKNKDKEYYV